In a single window of the Coffea eugenioides isolate CCC68of chromosome 3, Ceug_1.0, whole genome shotgun sequence genome:
- the LOC113766012 gene encoding MDIS1-interacting receptor like kinase 2-like, protein MHHDCSPSIVHRDISSNNVLLDSEYEAHVSDFGTAKLLRRGSSNWTTPAGTLGYIAPEFAYTMRVTEKCDVYSFGVLTLEIIKGKHPGEFVAHLMSSTTGHIELKDLLDQRLSHPTQEIEKILVFILKIAEACLHVNPESKPTCGQQEGRQ, encoded by the exons ATGCATCATGATTGTTCACCTTCAATAGTTCATCGAGACATTTCAAGCAACAATGTGTTGCTTGATTCAGAATATGAGGCTCATGTTTCGGACTTTGGCACTGCTAAACTTCTCAGGAGGGGCTCATCCAATTGGACCACTCCTGCTGGCACATTGGGATACATTGCACCAG AATTTGCCTACACAATGAGAGTCACTGAAAAATGTGATGTTTATAGCTTTGGGGTCCTGACATTGGAAATAATCAAGGGGAAGCACCCTGGTGAATTCGTTGCCCATCTGATGTCTTCAACAACTGGACATATAGAATTGAAAGACTTGTTAGACCAGAGACTTTCGCATCCCacacaagaaattgaaaagaTCCTGGTATTCATCCTCAAGATTGCAGAGGCATGTTTACATGTAAATCCAGAATCCAAGCCAACATGTGGCCAACAAGAAGGTAGGCAATAG
- the LOC113766013 gene encoding MDIS1-interacting receptor like kinase 2-like, which produces MGRRKREKDELWSLVFKGMNHQISHHAVHKINKVNKFDPASAERELQNSSLLISWNIKPTKAKNSSSPCTWAGVSCNIGGSVNGLNLTNSRSPIPPEIGNLSNLVTAFLSSNHLTGSIPHVLGNLNKQETLFLFQNDLSGPIPVELGHLKSLQSLSLFGNNLIGTIPTSLGDLTNLTVLHLYDDQLSGSIPEDLGNLELLTDLELDRNELNGSIPKSFGDLSNLEFLFLRENQLSGSIPVELGQLTKLAVMELDTNQLSGHLPEHLCQNGTLQNFTVSNNRLTGPIPVSLKNCSSLIRVRFEGNQLTGNLSEMFGIIQT; this is translated from the exons ATggggagaagaaagagagaaaaggacGAACTCTGGAGTCTTGTATTTAAAGGGATGAACCATCAAATATCTCATCATGCAGTTCACAAGATAAACAAAGTGAACAAATTTGATCCAGCTTCAGCTGAGCGTGAGCTCCAGAATAGTTCCCTCTTGATTTCATGGAATATTAAGCCTACCAAAGCCAAGAATTCTTCCAGCCCTTGCACTTGGGCGGGTGTCTCATGCAACATTGGTGGAAGCGTCAACGGATTGAACCTCACAAATTCCAGAA GTCCCATTCCTCCAGAAATAGGAAACTTATCCAATCTAGTCACTGCTTTTCTGAGCTCTAATCATTTGACAGGTTCAATTCCACATGTTCTAGGTAACCTCAATAAGCAAGAGACCTTGTTCCTTTTCCAAAACGATCTGTCCGGTCCCATTCCAGTAGAGTTAGGGCACTTGAAATCACTCCAGAGTTTGAGCTTGTTTGGAAATAATCTCATTGGCACAATTCCAACATCACTGGGTGACCTGACGAATTTGACTGTCCTCCATCTCTATGATGACCAACTCTCAGGCTCAATTCCTGAAGACTTGGGCAACCTAGAGCTACTTACAGATTTGGAACTAGACAGGAATGAACTGAATGGTTCTATTCCTAAATCATTTGGTGATCTGAGCAACCTGGAATTTCTGTTTCTCCGTGAAAACCAGCTTTCCGGTTCCATTCCAGTGGAGCTCGGGCAATTGACAAAGTTGGCTGTGATGGAACTGGATACAAATCAATTGTCTGGTCATCTGCCAGAACATCTTTGCCAAAACGGAACACTTCAAAACTTCACAGTAAGCAACAACAGGCTGACTGGTCCAATCCCTGTAAGCTTGAAAAACTGCTCCAGTTTAATCAGAGTTCGATTTGAAGGAAACCAACTAACCGGGAACCTGTCAGAGATGTTTGGTATCATCCAAACTTGA